The following coding sequences lie in one Opisthocomus hoazin isolate bOpiHoa1 chromosome 7, bOpiHoa1.hap1, whole genome shotgun sequence genomic window:
- the BTBD6 gene encoding BTB/POZ domain-containing protein 6 isoform X1 has product MPLPHGCLNGRIMKCLTFFLLLPETLKKSKKSVRPNGKAPGCYEIVPLSLKKKMAAELYPASANTNIANSNNAAAAANSKKNALQLQQSAQPPPPPQLQNLNNNNLESANWQSCHPTLRERNALMFNNELMADVHFVVGPPGASKKVPAHKYVLAVGSSVFYAMFYGDLAEVKSEIHIPDVEPAAFLILLKYMYSDEIDLEADTVLATLYAAKKYIVPALAKACVNFLETSLEAKNACVLLSQSRLFEEPELTQRCWEVIDAQAEMALKSEGFCEIDQQTLEIIVTREALNTKEVVVFEAVLNWAEAECKRQGLPVTPRNKRNVLGKALYLVRIPTMTLEEFANGAAQSDILTLEETHNIFLWYTAANKPKLEFPLTKRKGLVPQRCHRFQSSAYRSNQWRYRGRCDSIQFAVDKRIFIAGLGLYGSSCGKAEYSVKIELKRLGAVLAQNLTKFTSDGSSNTFSVWFEHPVQVEQDTFYNVSAILDGNELSYFGQEGMTEVQCGKVTFQFQCSSDSTNGTGVQGGQIPELIFYA; this is encoded by the exons ATGCCACTGCCCCATGGTTGCCTCAATGGCAGGATCATGAAgtgtttgactttttttcttctgcttccagaGACCTTAAAGAAGTCCAAAAAGAGCGTGCGGCCAAACGGCAAGGCGCCAGGATGCTATGAGATAGTCCCCCTGTCCCTGAAGAAGAAGATGGCTGCAGAACTTTACCCTGCCAGCGCCAACACCAACATCGCCAACAGCAAcaacgccgccgccgccgccaacaGCAAGAAGAAcgccctgcagctgcagcagagcgcccagccgcccccgccgccccagctCCAGAACCTCAACAACAACAACTTGGAGAGCGCCAACTGGCAGTCCTGCCACCCCACGCTGCGGGAGAG GAACGCGCTGATGTTCAATAACGAGCTCATGGCCGACGTTCACTTCGTCGTGGGCCCGCCGGGGGCGTCCAAGAAAGTTCCTGCCCATAAG TATGTTTTGGCAGTGGGCAGCTCTGTCTTCTACGCTATGTTTTACGGCGATCTCGCAGAGGTCAAATCTGAAATCCATATACCAGATGTGGAACCTGCAGCCTTTCTAATCCTATTAAA ATACATGTACAGTGACGAAATAGACCTGGAAGCTGACACAGTTCTGGCTACGCTGTATGCTGCCAAGAAGTACATCGTGCCGGCCCTAGCAAAGGCTTGCGTCAATTTTCTGGAGACCAGTTTAGAAGCGAAGAACGCTTGTGTCCTGCTGTCTCAGAGCAGGCTCTTCGAGGAGCCAGAGCTGACGCAGCGCTGCTGGGAAGTGATTGATGCGCAGGCAGAAATGGCACTGAAGTCGGAGGGCTTCTGTGAGATCGATCAACAAACGCTGGAGATCATTGTAACCCGGGAAGCGCTCAACACCAAGGAAGTGGTAGTTTTCGAGGCTGTCCTCAACTGGGCAGAGGCGGAATGCAAAAGGCAGGGGCTGCCGGTTACGCCGCGCAACAAGAGGAACGTATTAGGAAAAGCTTTGTACTTGGTGCGGATTCCAACCATGACTTTGGAAGAGTTTGCCAACGGAGCTGCCCAGTCTGACATCCTCACCCTTGAGGAAACTCACAACATATTCCTATGGTACACAGCTGCGAATAAACCCAAACTGGAGTTTCCGCTGACAAAAAGGAAAGGACTTGTACCTCAGCGATGCCATCGGTTTCAGTCGTCTGCATACCGCAGCAATCAGTGGAGGTACCGAGGGCGGTGTGACAGTATTCAGTTTGCTGTAGACAAACGGATATTTATAGCAGGACTGGGATTGTATGGGTCGAGCTGTGGCAAAGCTGAATACAGCGTCAAAATCGAACTGAAGCGCTTGGGAGCTGTCCTTGCTCAAAATCTGACAAAGTTTACCTCTGACGGCTCCAGTAACACTTTCTCTGTGTGGTTTGAGCACCCTGTGCAGGTTGAGCAAGACACGTTTTACAATGTAAGCGCTATTCTCGATGGTAACGAACTCAGTTACTTTGGGCAAGAGGGAATGACTGAAGTGCAGTGCGGGAAAGTGACGTTCCAGTTCCAGTGCTCCTCAGACAGTACCAATGGAACTGGAGTACAAGGAGGACAAATACCTGAGCTCATTTTCTATGCATGA
- the BTBD6 gene encoding BTB/POZ domain-containing protein 6 isoform X2 has product MAAELYPASANTNIANSNNAAAAANSKKNALQLQQSAQPPPPPQLQNLNNNNLESANWQSCHPTLRERNALMFNNELMADVHFVVGPPGASKKVPAHKYVLAVGSSVFYAMFYGDLAEVKSEIHIPDVEPAAFLILLKYMYSDEIDLEADTVLATLYAAKKYIVPALAKACVNFLETSLEAKNACVLLSQSRLFEEPELTQRCWEVIDAQAEMALKSEGFCEIDQQTLEIIVTREALNTKEVVVFEAVLNWAEAECKRQGLPVTPRNKRNVLGKALYLVRIPTMTLEEFANGAAQSDILTLEETHNIFLWYTAANKPKLEFPLTKRKGLVPQRCHRFQSSAYRSNQWRYRGRCDSIQFAVDKRIFIAGLGLYGSSCGKAEYSVKIELKRLGAVLAQNLTKFTSDGSSNTFSVWFEHPVQVEQDTFYNVSAILDGNELSYFGQEGMTEVQCGKVTFQFQCSSDSTNGTGVQGGQIPELIFYA; this is encoded by the exons ATGGCTGCAGAACTTTACCCTGCCAGCGCCAACACCAACATCGCCAACAGCAAcaacgccgccgccgccgccaacaGCAAGAAGAAcgccctgcagctgcagcagagcgcccagccgcccccgccgccccagctCCAGAACCTCAACAACAACAACTTGGAGAGCGCCAACTGGCAGTCCTGCCACCCCACGCTGCGGGAGAG GAACGCGCTGATGTTCAATAACGAGCTCATGGCCGACGTTCACTTCGTCGTGGGCCCGCCGGGGGCGTCCAAGAAAGTTCCTGCCCATAAG TATGTTTTGGCAGTGGGCAGCTCTGTCTTCTACGCTATGTTTTACGGCGATCTCGCAGAGGTCAAATCTGAAATCCATATACCAGATGTGGAACCTGCAGCCTTTCTAATCCTATTAAA ATACATGTACAGTGACGAAATAGACCTGGAAGCTGACACAGTTCTGGCTACGCTGTATGCTGCCAAGAAGTACATCGTGCCGGCCCTAGCAAAGGCTTGCGTCAATTTTCTGGAGACCAGTTTAGAAGCGAAGAACGCTTGTGTCCTGCTGTCTCAGAGCAGGCTCTTCGAGGAGCCAGAGCTGACGCAGCGCTGCTGGGAAGTGATTGATGCGCAGGCAGAAATGGCACTGAAGTCGGAGGGCTTCTGTGAGATCGATCAACAAACGCTGGAGATCATTGTAACCCGGGAAGCGCTCAACACCAAGGAAGTGGTAGTTTTCGAGGCTGTCCTCAACTGGGCAGAGGCGGAATGCAAAAGGCAGGGGCTGCCGGTTACGCCGCGCAACAAGAGGAACGTATTAGGAAAAGCTTTGTACTTGGTGCGGATTCCAACCATGACTTTGGAAGAGTTTGCCAACGGAGCTGCCCAGTCTGACATCCTCACCCTTGAGGAAACTCACAACATATTCCTATGGTACACAGCTGCGAATAAACCCAAACTGGAGTTTCCGCTGACAAAAAGGAAAGGACTTGTACCTCAGCGATGCCATCGGTTTCAGTCGTCTGCATACCGCAGCAATCAGTGGAGGTACCGAGGGCGGTGTGACAGTATTCAGTTTGCTGTAGACAAACGGATATTTATAGCAGGACTGGGATTGTATGGGTCGAGCTGTGGCAAAGCTGAATACAGCGTCAAAATCGAACTGAAGCGCTTGGGAGCTGTCCTTGCTCAAAATCTGACAAAGTTTACCTCTGACGGCTCCAGTAACACTTTCTCTGTGTGGTTTGAGCACCCTGTGCAGGTTGAGCAAGACACGTTTTACAATGTAAGCGCTATTCTCGATGGTAACGAACTCAGTTACTTTGGGCAAGAGGGAATGACTGAAGTGCAGTGCGGGAAAGTGACGTTCCAGTTCCAGTGCTCCTCAGACAGTACCAATGGAACTGGAGTACAAGGAGGACAAATACCTGAGCTCATTTTCTATGCATGA